Proteins encoded in a region of the Mucilaginibacter sabulilitoris genome:
- a CDS encoding efflux RND transporter periplasmic adaptor subunit, with product MKLINKYKIIIYLGLTVVTGLLSCSQQPKKEEQPESTEKVRSKTETGITLTKNQLNAVGIRFGTIEQKNLKSVVKASGQLEVPPQNRAEVTLLMGGVVNQVFVLEGQHVNKGQKLASIENNQLIQLQQDYMSAEAGLAYATKEYERQKELNAANAGVGKVFQQSESAYRSEQAKVAALARQLQQVGINPANATKGRFITQIPVFAPISGIIGKIDIQTGSYAEPARSLMNIVDNSKVHCDLVVYEKDLFKVKPGQLVNFILTNQNNREITGKIYGVNQSFENDSKAIIAHAVIEQSAKNNLIQGMYVSALINIGKQDVAAVPTDAVVKSGGKEYIYYLKKTQGETFAFDQAEVVSGAADLGYTEVKLVTSLPKDIKIVTKGAYYILSSQNATGDED from the coding sequence ATGAAATTAATCAATAAATATAAAATCATTATCTATCTGGGCTTGACAGTGGTTACCGGCCTGCTGTCCTGCTCGCAGCAGCCCAAAAAAGAGGAACAACCTGAATCGACGGAAAAGGTAAGGTCAAAAACGGAAACGGGTATTACGCTCACCAAGAACCAATTGAATGCTGTAGGCATCCGGTTTGGCACCATCGAACAAAAAAACCTCAAATCAGTGGTAAAAGCCAGTGGCCAACTGGAAGTGCCGCCGCAAAACCGCGCGGAAGTGACCTTACTGATGGGCGGTGTGGTGAACCAGGTATTCGTTTTGGAAGGACAGCATGTTAATAAAGGGCAAAAACTGGCATCTATTGAAAACAATCAACTGATCCAGTTACAACAGGACTATATGTCGGCGGAAGCCGGCCTGGCTTATGCCACCAAGGAATATGAACGGCAGAAAGAATTGAACGCCGCTAATGCCGGTGTGGGCAAAGTATTTCAACAGTCAGAAAGCGCGTACCGTAGTGAGCAGGCCAAAGTGGCAGCGCTCGCCCGGCAGTTGCAACAGGTCGGTATTAACCCGGCAAATGCAACTAAGGGCAGGTTCATTACGCAGATACCGGTGTTTGCGCCGATCTCAGGCATTATCGGCAAGATCGATATACAAACCGGCTCCTATGCAGAACCGGCACGATCACTGATGAACATTGTAGATAACTCAAAAGTACATTGTGACCTCGTGGTATATGAGAAAGACTTATTCAAAGTGAAGCCTGGCCAATTGGTGAACTTCATTCTGACCAATCAGAACAACCGCGAGATCACGGGGAAGATCTACGGCGTCAACCAGTCCTTTGAGAATGACAGCAAAGCAATCATCGCACACGCAGTAATCGAACAGTCTGCCAAGAATAACCTGATCCAAGGCATGTACGTATCGGCGCTGATCAATATCGGTAAGCAGGATGTTGCTGCTGTACCTACTGATGCTGTTGTCAAATCGGGCGGTAAGGAATATATCTATTACCTGAAGAAAACCCAGGGTGAAACTTTCGCCTTTGACCAGGCCGAGGTCGTGTCGGGTGCGGCCGACCTGGGCTATACCGAAGTCAAGCTGGTGACTTCGTTACCAAAAGATATCAAGATCGTAACC
- a CDS encoding CusA/CzcA family heavy metal efflux RND transporter translates to MFDKIIAFSIRNKLVVGASILLLVAAGIYCATRLPIDAQPDITNNQVQIITQVPTLGAQEVEQYITSPIELAIANVPRVIEKRSISRSGLSVITVVFEDNADIFWARQQISEGLKEAQEQIPKDAGAPSLAPITTGLGEIYQYVIHPKAGYEKKYTATDLRTMQDWIVRRQLAGLPGVAEISGWGGYVKQYEVAIDNERLNSLNITVTDIFNALERNNANTGGSYIEQRSNAYFIRGLGQVKTLEDIEHIVVKIRDDAPVVIGDIAKVQYGSANRYGAVTRNGQGEVVAGVVLMLKGENFNKVNKRVKERMAQVQKSLPEGVVIEPFIDRTELVGRAMGTVERNLIEGGLIVVFVLVLLLGNWRAGLVVASVIPLAMLFAVTLMYIFGVSGNLMSLGAIDFGLIVDGAVIIVEAIVHRITGNRQFSHKPQLSQEEMDGEVYAAASKIRDSAAFGEIIILIVYLPLFALVGIEGKMFRPMAQTVAFSILGAFILSLTYVPMASALFLSKKTEHKWNISDRLVHSLHHIYTPVLNAVLHAKKLTVTLSVVLLVLAVWGFSRMGGEFIPTLEEGDLTVEISMMQGTSLSQVIETFGKAERLLKQKFPEINQIVTRIGSAEVPTDPMPFERGDMMLAMKDKDDWTSAENRAEMMEKIKETLANIPGINVEVTQPMQMRFNELMTGIRQDVAIKIYGDDLDILTAQARQTTKLIRSVKGVSEPMIEKVSGLPQVTVAYDRHQIAQYGLNIEDVNTALSTAFAGKVAGVVFEGEKRFEIVLRLSRELRSDITNIENLYVPLPSGNKVPLSQVATIKLEDAPAQISREDGKRRIYVGFNVRDRDVESTVKEIQQLLDSKLKLPAGYYTTYGGQFQNLQEAKGRLAVAVPVALLLILVLLFITFRSVRETLLIFSAVPLAAVGGVAALYLRGMPFSISAGVGFIALFGVAVLNGIVLIGYFNQLAAEGVSDIIERVKKGTEVRLRPVIMTAAVASLGFLPMAISSTAGAEVQRPLATVVIGGLISATLLTLLVLPVLYILFTKDHPVKNFNTMGTALKTITIFLLAGGLLMSSNVQAQESKPLTLEEAISRAKAANPQLRRSALEVSQSQALQGTAFDLAKTDINLTQDPTSGGNIDNSLGISQSFAFPTYYAAQKKVLKAQTAVSEKARVLTERELVKQVTIAYYQLTHARNKRKQLQSQDSLYKQFSERAALRYKTGETSYLEQLSAVNAYKETTLAGKQAAADVLIARRELQQLMATAELPDAVDAPLEKLVTNGGADTSAIARNPQLDYYRQRSTLADAQVKAEQSRYLPDLKIGYNQQLLVGAFNPANIDRNYFPGTRIGGFQVGVAVPLFFGAQRSKVKAARVGQQIAAAEQQNATLLLNKQYNQQLQELEKYLAALDYYDESGLKQAAEQVRIARFAYSKGEIGYVEFIQNMGQALSIRLNYLTALRDYNQAVIELNYLTNQGGK, encoded by the coding sequence CCTGCCCATTGATGCCCAGCCGGACATCACCAACAACCAGGTGCAGATCATCACGCAGGTACCCACTTTAGGTGCGCAGGAAGTGGAACAATATATTACTTCACCCATTGAGCTAGCTATTGCCAATGTGCCGCGGGTGATCGAAAAACGCTCGATCTCCCGTTCGGGCCTATCGGTGATCACCGTGGTATTTGAAGACAACGCCGATATTTTTTGGGCACGCCAACAGATCAGCGAAGGACTGAAGGAGGCACAAGAACAGATCCCCAAAGATGCTGGCGCACCTTCGTTGGCACCTATTACCACCGGCCTTGGAGAGATTTACCAATATGTGATCCATCCCAAAGCGGGCTACGAAAAGAAATATACCGCGACTGACCTGCGTACCATGCAGGACTGGATCGTTCGCCGCCAACTGGCGGGCCTCCCCGGTGTAGCCGAGATCAGCGGCTGGGGAGGCTATGTAAAGCAATACGAAGTGGCCATCGATAATGAGCGACTGAACAGCCTCAATATCACGGTTACCGATATCTTTAACGCGCTCGAACGCAACAATGCCAACACCGGCGGCTCATACATCGAACAGCGCAGCAACGCCTACTTTATTCGTGGCCTGGGCCAGGTGAAAACGCTGGAAGACATTGAGCATATCGTGGTGAAAATTCGCGACGATGCGCCGGTAGTCATCGGCGATATCGCTAAAGTGCAATATGGCAGCGCCAACCGTTATGGTGCCGTCACCCGCAACGGCCAGGGCGAAGTGGTGGCCGGTGTGGTACTGATGCTCAAAGGCGAGAACTTTAACAAAGTGAACAAGCGCGTGAAAGAGCGCATGGCACAGGTGCAAAAGTCACTGCCTGAAGGCGTGGTTATTGAACCTTTTATTGACCGTACCGAACTGGTAGGTCGCGCGATGGGCACGGTAGAGCGCAACCTGATCGAGGGCGGCCTAATCGTCGTCTTTGTGCTGGTGTTGCTTTTAGGCAACTGGCGGGCAGGTTTGGTGGTTGCCTCGGTGATACCATTGGCCATGCTGTTCGCGGTAACACTGATGTACATCTTCGGTGTATCGGGCAACCTGATGAGTTTGGGTGCCATAGACTTCGGTCTGATCGTGGACGGCGCGGTCATCATTGTGGAAGCCATTGTGCACCGCATAACCGGCAACAGGCAATTTAGTCATAAACCCCAGCTTAGCCAGGAAGAAATGGACGGTGAGGTATATGCAGCGGCATCCAAAATTAGGGACAGCGCCGCTTTTGGCGAGATCATTATCTTGATCGTCTACCTGCCGCTTTTTGCATTAGTAGGCATTGAAGGAAAAATGTTCAGGCCAATGGCCCAAACGGTAGCTTTTTCCATTTTAGGTGCGTTCATCCTCTCGCTTACTTATGTGCCTATGGCCAGCGCTTTGTTCCTCAGCAAAAAGACCGAACACAAGTGGAATATATCTGACCGGTTGGTACATAGCCTGCACCACATCTATACACCTGTTTTGAACGCAGTGCTCCATGCTAAGAAACTGACGGTTACATTGTCTGTTGTGCTGCTGGTTTTAGCCGTTTGGGGCTTTTCCCGTATGGGCGGCGAGTTCATCCCGACCCTGGAAGAAGGCGACCTGACTGTAGAAATATCTATGATGCAAGGCACATCACTAAGCCAGGTGATCGAGACATTTGGCAAGGCCGAAAGGCTACTCAAACAAAAGTTCCCGGAGATCAACCAGATCGTTACCCGTATCGGCAGTGCCGAGGTGCCAACTGACCCGATGCCGTTCGAGCGGGGCGACATGATGCTGGCCATGAAAGATAAAGATGACTGGACATCTGCCGAAAACCGCGCAGAGATGATGGAAAAGATCAAAGAAACGTTGGCCAATATTCCCGGTATTAATGTGGAGGTTACCCAACCAATGCAAATGCGTTTTAACGAACTAATGACCGGCATCCGGCAGGATGTGGCTATTAAAATATATGGCGATGACCTGGACATACTGACGGCGCAGGCCAGACAAACAACCAAGCTGATCCGCAGCGTAAAAGGTGTCAGCGAACCCATGATCGAAAAAGTAAGCGGCCTGCCGCAAGTGACTGTCGCTTATGACCGTCACCAGATCGCCCAATACGGGTTGAACATCGAAGACGTCAATACAGCATTGAGCACCGCCTTCGCCGGAAAAGTGGCCGGTGTGGTTTTCGAGGGCGAAAAACGCTTTGAGATCGTTTTACGCCTGAGCCGCGAACTGCGTTCAGACATCACAAACATTGAGAACCTCTACGTGCCATTACCCAGCGGCAATAAAGTGCCGCTAAGCCAGGTGGCCACTATTAAGCTGGAAGATGCCCCGGCGCAGATCAGTAGAGAGGATGGCAAACGCCGGATCTACGTAGGCTTCAATGTGCGTGACCGTGATGTAGAAAGCACCGTTAAGGAAATACAACAACTGCTGGACAGTAAACTAAAACTGCCTGCCGGTTATTACACTACTTACGGCGGCCAGTTCCAGAACTTGCAGGAAGCCAAAGGCCGTTTGGCGGTAGCCGTACCGGTGGCATTACTGCTTATCCTGGTATTGCTGTTCATTACCTTCCGCTCGGTGCGCGAAACACTGCTGATCTTCTCGGCAGTACCCTTAGCCGCTGTCGGCGGTGTGGCCGCGCTTTATCTACGCGGGATGCCTTTTAGTATCAGCGCCGGCGTTGGTTTCATCGCCTTGTTCGGTGTGGCCGTATTGAACGGTATTGTACTGATCGGCTACTTTAATCAACTTGCTGCCGAAGGCGTGAGCGACATTATTGAGCGGGTAAAAAAAGGCACTGAAGTGCGTTTGCGTCCCGTGATCATGACCGCGGCAGTAGCTTCATTGGGTTTTCTGCCAATGGCGATCTCCAGCACTGCCGGTGCGGAAGTACAGCGGCCTTTAGCTACGGTAGTGATCGGCGGCTTAATCTCTGCTACCTTACTAACGTTGCTGGTATTACCTGTCCTTTATATTCTATTCACAAAAGATCACCCCGTTAAAAATTTTAACACCATGGGAACGGCTCTAAAAACAATCACCATTTTCTTATTGGCAGGCGGCTTATTGATGAGCAGTAATGTTCAAGCCCAGGAAAGCAAACCGCTTACTTTGGAAGAAGCCATCAGCCGTGCTAAAGCTGCCAACCCACAGTTGCGGCGTTCGGCACTGGAAGTGAGCCAAAGCCAGGCCTTGCAAGGCACCGCTTTCGATCTGGCTAAAACAGACATCAACCTAACGCAAGACCCGACCTCGGGCGGCAATATTGACAACAGTTTAGGCATCAGCCAAAGCTTTGCATTCCCAACCTATTACGCGGCGCAAAAGAAAGTGCTGAAAGCACAGACCGCTGTCAGTGAAAAGGCAAGGGTGCTCACGGAGCGCGAACTGGTCAAACAGGTAACGATCGCCTATTACCAGCTAACTCATGCACGTAACAAACGGAAGCAACTGCAAAGCCAGGATAGCTTATACAAGCAGTTTTCGGAACGTGCTGCATTGCGCTACAAGACTGGGGAAACCTCCTACCTCGAACAGCTATCGGCAGTAAACGCTTATAAGGAAACGACACTGGCAGGCAAACAGGCGGCGGCAGATGTACTGATTGCTCGCAGGGAGCTACAACAACTGATGGCGACTGCTGAATTACCGGACGCGGTCGATGCTCCGCTTGAAAAACTGGTGACCAATGGCGGTGCCGATACATCAGCAATTGCACGAAACCCACAGCTGGATTATTACCGGCAGCGCAGCACCCTGGCTGATGCACAGGTAAAAGCCGAGCAAAGCCGTTATCTGCCTGATCTGAAGATCGGCTATAATCAGCAACTTTTGGTCGGTGCATTCAACCCTGCCAATATCGACCGAAACTATTTTCCCGGCACACGCATCGGCGGGTTTCAAGTGGGTGTAGCCGTACCATTATTTTTTGGCGCACAACGCAGCAAGGTGAAGGCGGCCCGTGTGGGCCAGCAGATCGCAGCAGCAGAACAGCAGAACGCTACACTTTTATTAAACAAACAGTATAATCAGCAATTACAAGAACTTGAAAAATACCTGGCCGCCTTAGATTACTACGACGAAAGCGGCCTGAAACAAGCGGCTGAGCAAGTACGCATCGCCCGTTTTGCTTACAGCAAGGGCGAGATCGGCTATGTGGAGTTCATCCAGAATATGGGCCAGGCGCTCAGCATCAGGCTGAATTATCTCACTGCATTACGCGACTACAACCAAGCTGTTATCGAACTGAATTACCTGACCAATCAAGGAGGCAAATAA